The sequence CTGATCACGTCCACCCCGGCCCGCCGCAACTCCAGCGCCCGTCCCGTGACCGCCACGGTCGCAGAAGGCTTGAGGCTCAGGGCACGCGCCGACAGCAGAAAAGGGCCGCTCATGCCCCAGGGTAGCGTGCGCGGGGCAGGGCCGGTCCGGGCCACACATGCCGCCCCCGGGCAGATGGTCCGGGGGCGGCATGTGTGGGTGGATGGTGGGCCGGCTCAGTGCAGCAGGCCGATGCTGCGCGCACGGCTGACGGCCTCGGTGCGGTCGCCGGCGTCGAGCTTGGCGTACAGCCGGGCCAGGTGGTCCTTGACGGTATCGGGGCTGACCCCCAGGTTCTTGGCGATCTCCTTGTTGGAAAAGCCCTGGGCAAGCAGGGGCAGCACCTCGGACTCGCGTGGGGTCAGGCGCGGCACGTCCACCTGGGGCAGCCGGTCAACGTCGGGGTGGGCCACGATGTCGCGCAGTTGCCGGGCCAGGCTCTCGGGATCGGTTTCCTTGCTGACATAGCCGCGTGCTCCGGCGGCGCGGGCCGCCTGCACGATGGCGGGCTCGGCGAAGGTGGTGATCAGGACACTGACAACCTGCGGGTGGGTCATGCGCAGGCGCTCGCAGACCTCGATGCCGGTCATGCCGGGCATCTTGACGTCCAGCAGCACGGCGTCGGGCTGCAGGCTGCGGCACGCTTCCAGGGCGCTCAGGCCGTCGGCGGCCTCGGCCACCACGTCGAAGCCCTGGTTCATCAGGGCGTACTTCAGGCCCATGCGGAAGAGGGGGTGGTCATCGGCAATGACGAGTTTCATGGGTGGACCTCCGGGAGGACGAGGGTGAAGCGCGTGGGCAGGGGGACAGGTTCGGGAGGGCTGGTGAAGGAAGGGCCTGGAAGCGCCGGGTCGGGGGGAGGCGGGCGGCTGTAACACAACCCGCCGCCGTGCGCCTCGGCGATGCGCCGGGCGATGAACAGGCCCAGCCCCGCGGTGCCGGCGGTGTACTGCTGCCCGGCGATGGTGGTGGGCTGCGAGGTGAAGGGCTGGGCCAGCTGGGCCAGGGAGCCGCCCAGGCCGGGGCCGTCGTCGGCCACGACCACGCCCTGCGGCGTGACCTGCAGTTCGACCGCCGAGGCGGCGTAGCGCAGGGCGTTCTCGGTCAGGTTGACCACGGCGCGTTCCAGCACCGGAGCATCGACCGGCGCGTGGCCGTGGCCTTCTACCCGCAGGTCCAGGCCGCGTGCCTGCGCCTGCGGCTGCACCCGGCGCACCACGTCATCCACGAGGGCGCGCAGGTCGGTGGGGCTGGGCTGAATGCTGACGTCGGCCCGCTCGAAACGGTGGGCGTCGGCCATCTGCTGCACCAGCGCGAGCAGCCGCGCCGTCTCGGCCTGCATCTGCGCGCCGATCTCACGCCGCTCGGGTTCGGGCAGGGGCAGGGTGGTCAGCGCGCGGGTCAGGTGGCCGGTGGCGACCAGCGGCGTTTTAAGGTCGTGGACCAGCGTGGCCATGAAGGCGTTGCGCCGGGTCTGCTCGGTGCCCAGGCGCGCAAGCAGGTCGGCAAAGGCCGCGCGCAGCGCACGCACCTCGGCCGGGTCGTCGGTGTGCGGGCTCAGGTGACCTTTCTCGACCTGTTCCTGCAGGCGGCTCAGGGGGCGCAGCAGCACTCCGCTGAGCACGTAGCCCACCAGGCTGCACAGCACCCCCACCAGCACGGTCCAGCCCGCCAGCGCCGCTCTGGGCAGGCTGGGGGCCGCCGCAAAGACGAGCACCAGATTGGGCAAAAAGGCAAGCAGAAAGATGATCAGCGCGAACTGCATCCGGAGCGTGTTGACCGACCACACCGCCGGCCTGTTCAGGACAGGATCACGGCGGCCGGGGATCGTACGGGCACTCACGAAACTCAGCTTAGGGACGGATCTCTGACAGAACCGTCACGCGCCAGGGGCGGCGGACGGCCATGTCAATCCCCCATTTTCCTTCCGACAGGTGGGGTGTCCGCTCGGCCCGGCCACATCTCAGGTCGCCGGGTTCATCTTTCCCGGATTCCCGGCCCGGTGTTGTGCAGGTTATTCCCGGGTCATTTATTCCTCGGTGCTCAGGACCGCCAGGAACGCTTCTTGCGGCACCTCCACCGTGCCGATCTGCTTCATGCGGGCGCGGCCCTTTTTCTGCTTGCTCAGCAGCTTCTTCTTGCGCGAGATGTCGCCGCCGTAACACTTGGCGAGCACGTCCTTGCGGTAGGCCTTGACGGTGGCCCGCGCGATGATCTTGGCGCCGATGGTCGCCTGAATCGGCACCGGAAACATCTGCCGCGGGATCACTTCGGCCATCTTGTCCACGATCTTGCGGCCCAGTCCGTAGGCCCGGTCCTCGTGCACGATCACGGCCAGGGCGTCCACGACCTCGTTGTTGACCAGAATGTCCACCTTGCGCAGGTTGCCCTCGCGGTAGCCGATCTGCTCGTAGTCCATGCTCGCGTAGCCGCGCGAGATGCTCTTGAGACGGTCGTGGAAATCGTAGAGGATCTCGGCAAAGGGCACCTCGTAGACCAGTTCCACGCGCCGGCCAGGGTAATTCATGGTGATCATCGAGCCGCGCCGCTCCTGCAGCAGGCCCATCACCGGTCCCACGTAGTCCTCAGGCAGCATCACCGACAGCTTGATGTACGGCTCCTCCACGCTCGTGATGCGGTCACGGGTAGGGAACTCGGCCGGGTTCTGGGTCTCGAACACGTCGCCGTTGGTCAGCGATACGCGGTAGACCACGGCGGGCGCGGTGGCGATCAGGTCCAGGTCATACTCGCGTTCCAGCCGCTCCTGAATGATCTCGGCGTGCAGCAGGCCCAGGAATCCGCAGCGGAAGCCGAAGCCCAGCGCCTCGGACGTTTCCGGCTCGAAATTGAAGGCCGCGTCGTTGAGCTTGAGTTTTTCCAGCGCGTCACGCAGCTTGCGGTAGTCCTCGGTGTCGGTGGGATACAGCCCCGAG comes from Deinococcus aerophilus and encodes:
- a CDS encoding response regulator transcription factor; its protein translation is MKLVIADDHPLFRMGLKYALMNQGFDVVAEAADGLSALEACRSLQPDAVLLDVKMPGMTGIEVCERLRMTHPQVVSVLITTFAEPAIVQAARAAGARGYVSKETDPESLARQLRDIVAHPDVDRLPQVDVPRLTPRESEVLPLLAQGFSNKEIAKNLGVSPDTVKDHLARLYAKLDAGDRTEAVSRARSIGLLH
- a CDS encoding sensor histidine kinase: MQFALIIFLLAFLPNLVLVFAAAPSLPRAALAGWTVLVGVLCSLVGYVLSGVLLRPLSRLQEQVEKGHLSPHTDDPAEVRALRAAFADLLARLGTEQTRRNAFMATLVHDLKTPLVATGHLTRALTTLPLPEPERREIGAQMQAETARLLALVQQMADAHRFERADVSIQPSPTDLRALVDDVVRRVQPQAQARGLDLRVEGHGHAPVDAPVLERAVVNLTENALRYAASAVELQVTPQGVVVADDGPGLGGSLAQLAQPFTSQPTTIAGQQYTAGTAGLGLFIARRIAEAHGGGLCYSRPPPPDPALPGPSFTSPPEPVPLPTRFTLVLPEVHP